In Candidatus Delongbacteria bacterium, a single window of DNA contains:
- a CDS encoding CHAT domain-containing protein, translated as MSVRPAPVSLKFLIGLPLWAWLLLVVARPLAAAPGVPWLDEPVAAGGLDSLLAPPGRPLGGRDAEQDPALSPDGRWLAYAARVDGNWDIWLRDLQAPPGEPARRLTTHVAADLRPCFNADATRILFISHREDAAGDIWEIPLKRWTGRLKAREARAVLRRAGAQDHPCRDGRGGLVWDEESPGGRRVMRWAVPGLVRELARPATLPRPGHGGLYLTALPDSQAARVEWLPDSLLGKARPATPRRLVWQTAGPLLDLQPGSRGRLWAATLEEGGLLRPGPELAAPSQLWLLDPARDTPPRPLLEEGRAPRQLAVSDSRLVYTEDARPTLLWLENPEGRFAPGGAAPDPAALLELSRRFAGNELGVPLLQTIQAESPGTPEADRAALDEFRLRMRRGESLDLLGERAAVLQEWMAGADSRLRLEALLLEAGLRADRRRDPAELEDLAARAAAADWPGVGAEIRLCRARLEVERGRWNHALTALLELGALPDSLPEQADGLALRVLAYEGLGQPEAARGALRSLAVEHAERPELLADWLRRDLASLEDLSAARARLRLRERLVELGGIPPLRLALLVELAAREAAAGPDGRAVALEDLRAALEPAPALLGPFARRALTQGRRLEAELLRAGGRLDQALERLGGGDRELRAAGEPALAGILRARRIDWLLERARAAASLEDWEPVEADCRLALELDPLETRAWRLRIESLARLERLEALEDSLRGRLTRKQSRASQAALRGEALRRRAVDTWALGLLLSWQAETDPAYLPESDGWLEEALGLDDRLAPACLTLSWNLGRELQLAAGRRGGLKGLLRELGRGREAVSRLRHRGLARLEDPDEESLRDRAILLAERGLRWTDAERDPDLAAALATNLGNFHFSLGEFGALKARQAWEHRLSLPAPFSGPAERLQFLKNLGTARQWSGDLDRAGADLDSALVLATRLNLPGDRLELLSRLAMLAGERERPVEALGWLRQALALETAPGQRALLWRNLAMVQAGLGDAEESRLSLQRAEQEAALGPWPLEPEQNWLRIRVLGLSIPVWNFPGLYTGQGRLDWGPQEEAALRQSLRDELSGRQGALDQRLAGLHARRRLLRRQGDVDGMLRLDLVLARELAAQGDWEAAALRFQETARAAREAVLAGPEARAVEGALLCCVLGRESVSEPARRARLVEHGRTAALELDRLLDPLNAPLLTPDQRVRLELLRIRDQDGRAADADPVTALLLRSQALLQLEDLEDWRKELELVWTPRQRLSLDLAASRLFSASGDPRAARERLRDWQAADLPAESALLLGWARLQADRVEGLPLRLEELDALRGWLDALPAEPDRLFPLRRLEGLVRELEELYAELGPGAARTAADWRAWWLGRRLWEQTDPLFPQESWRNAWGNLQADQRQLNQLLQARLDGQPEPDAEALPRARAALARSEGELREREPRARLWLEPDPTRAGEWAAWQAEGQGLALKPDSLRWRLGSPSVQGVLRAEPVLAPDEVALVGSSAPPAVASERRLRPVPAAALLDPAHPGLDARVLCLDGVLRLVPGAPQSAWLEFADQRVPLRELLRLDLPGETLVLGEVDWGAEQPADWGEGWLVLERLLAQAGLRRLLLPGPGQSLRGAGLGALGLAQLEDGAELPAGWWCVGAPPRSLAERREDQRQGLEELVLLGNEYRRREQPDASWRAYRQALGLARQSGDSVAAGRLVRLGSASALDGTRPGEALDVLLEELGLLASSQVEWDKVSSRLVQLADLAGRPEQADSLWRRLLERRQPLGLGAPPVATPATPGELRSALESRLAALERRGARERAAQLARAARLMPEGEDPRRALFLARLYLDTESARLARECLQVPELRWERLDSLETLESLELRSLIAQRLGDLAEARSWMEKAAAQLGRIHPAPARRVLHVLRRADLAWSLGRYGECDRLLQAADSLLPADEPQLALLLANTRGLLATELEEPGDAAAAFGRAQELGLRLKDPLELSAVYNNQSRLAQRQGDWLQALEACRRAAEQDSLSRSLRRSLGTLRNRATSLRGLLAPDLHLPDEWTSLPEGLLRQRRAGVELGRLARELEQGRTAARELGDEREACRLELELAWLRLELGEPAAALEVARSCSVQAARLLYKREELEARLVAGRALVDLKRDAEALGQLEEALEAAEAETAALAPVRFDPGRGWLQRRLADELVGLHARRNRPWEALAASERGRNLGLQEMVVRRTGDARLARPRDRQALEALLASSLAPDQALLGWHLGQREGWIFRWQAGELDVRPLPAPRDSLRRLVALHRERTTGFLTVEPTGERLAAWLLPEDWQQAPPRRLWLLPQAELHELAFESLVLRDGRWLGERTALCRSGSLAELAFSARLPGGHGAAAAWSNPRVSGLESLEYTSLEAGELRRLFPDCRLLEGREATEEALREDTSARSFRHFACHALHDSRSPAESALLLGAGERDDGRVSAPEIAALELPTGLCVLSACETALGRQGEEASAGLPRAFLAAGSRGVVASLWKVDDLSTAILVKHLYRGLARGLPADLALQEAQRAVRSWMHPHPAHWAAFCLTGQPLPEAAPARGR; from the coding sequence ATGAGCGTCCGTCCCGCCCCTGTCAGTCTGAAGTTCCTGATCGGCCTGCCGCTCTGGGCCTGGCTGCTGCTGGTTGTCGCGCGACCCCTGGCGGCGGCTCCGGGGGTTCCCTGGCTGGACGAGCCCGTCGCCGCGGGGGGCCTGGACAGCCTGCTGGCCCCGCCGGGCCGTCCGCTGGGCGGGCGGGACGCGGAGCAGGACCCCGCCCTCTCCCCCGACGGGCGCTGGCTGGCCTACGCGGCCCGGGTGGACGGCAACTGGGACATCTGGCTGCGCGACCTGCAAGCCCCGCCGGGCGAGCCGGCCCGCCGCCTGACCACCCACGTGGCGGCCGACTTGCGGCCCTGCTTCAACGCCGACGCCACGCGCATCCTGTTCATCAGCCACCGGGAGGACGCGGCGGGGGACATCTGGGAGATCCCCCTCAAGCGCTGGACCGGCCGGCTCAAGGCGCGCGAGGCCCGCGCCGTGCTGCGCCGGGCGGGGGCCCAGGACCATCCCTGCCGCGACGGCCGGGGCGGCCTGGTCTGGGACGAGGAGAGCCCGGGCGGGCGGCGCGTGATGCGCTGGGCCGTTCCCGGACTGGTGCGCGAACTGGCCCGGCCGGCCACGCTGCCCCGCCCGGGGCACGGGGGCCTCTACCTGACCGCCCTGCCGGATTCCCAGGCGGCGCGCGTGGAGTGGCTGCCCGACAGCCTGCTGGGCAAGGCCCGGCCGGCCACGCCGCGCCGGCTGGTCTGGCAGACCGCGGGCCCGCTGCTGGACCTGCAGCCCGGCTCCCGGGGGCGGCTCTGGGCGGCCACGCTGGAGGAGGGCGGCCTGCTCAGGCCGGGTCCCGAACTGGCCGCGCCCAGTCAACTCTGGCTGCTGGATCCCGCCCGGGACACGCCGCCCCGGCCGCTGCTCGAGGAGGGCCGGGCGCCGCGCCAGCTGGCGGTCAGCGACTCGCGCCTGGTCTACACCGAGGACGCCCGCCCCACCCTGCTCTGGCTGGAGAACCCCGAGGGCCGCTTCGCGCCGGGCGGTGCGGCGCCGGATCCGGCGGCCCTGCTGGAGCTGTCCCGCCGCTTCGCGGGCAACGAGCTGGGCGTGCCGCTCCTGCAGACCATCCAGGCCGAGAGCCCGGGCACGCCTGAGGCCGACCGGGCCGCGCTGGACGAATTCCGCCTGCGCATGCGGCGCGGCGAATCCCTGGACCTGCTGGGCGAGCGCGCCGCCGTGCTGCAGGAGTGGATGGCCGGCGCCGACTCGCGCCTGCGGCTGGAAGCCCTGCTGCTGGAGGCCGGGCTGCGGGCCGACCGGCGCCGCGATCCCGCGGAATTGGAGGACCTGGCCGCCCGCGCTGCCGCGGCGGACTGGCCGGGCGTGGGCGCCGAGATCCGCCTCTGCCGGGCCCGCCTGGAGGTGGAGCGCGGACGCTGGAATCACGCGCTGACCGCCCTGCTGGAACTGGGTGCGCTGCCGGACAGCCTGCCTGAGCAGGCGGACGGCCTGGCCCTGCGCGTGCTGGCCTACGAGGGCCTGGGTCAGCCCGAGGCCGCCCGGGGCGCTCTGCGCTCCCTGGCCGTGGAGCACGCGGAGCGGCCCGAATTGCTGGCGGACTGGCTGCGGCGCGATCTGGCCAGCCTGGAGGACCTCTCGGCCGCCCGGGCGCGCCTGCGCCTGCGCGAGCGGCTGGTGGAACTGGGCGGCATTCCGCCGCTGCGCCTGGCCCTGCTGGTGGAGTTGGCCGCCCGCGAAGCCGCCGCCGGGCCCGACGGGCGGGCCGTGGCGTTGGAGGATCTGCGCGCGGCGCTGGAACCCGCGCCGGCCCTGCTGGGGCCCTTTGCCCGCCGGGCCTTGACCCAGGGCCGCCGGCTGGAGGCCGAGCTGCTGCGCGCGGGCGGCCGGCTGGATCAGGCCCTGGAGCGGCTGGGCGGCGGTGACCGGGAGCTGCGGGCGGCGGGCGAACCCGCCCTGGCGGGCATCCTGCGCGCCCGGCGCATCGACTGGCTGCTGGAGCGCGCCCGCGCGGCGGCCAGCCTGGAGGACTGGGAGCCCGTCGAGGCGGATTGCCGGCTGGCCCTGGAGCTGGACCCGCTGGAAACGCGGGCCTGGCGCTTGCGGATCGAGTCCCTGGCCCGGTTGGAGCGGCTGGAGGCGCTGGAGGATTCCCTGCGCGGGCGCCTGACCCGCAAACAGAGCCGCGCCAGCCAGGCGGCCCTGCGCGGCGAGGCCTTGCGCCGGCGCGCCGTGGACACCTGGGCGCTGGGCCTGCTGCTCTCCTGGCAGGCGGAGACGGATCCCGCCTACCTGCCGGAATCCGACGGCTGGCTGGAGGAGGCCCTTGGCCTGGACGACCGGCTGGCCCCGGCCTGCCTGACTTTGAGCTGGAACCTGGGGCGCGAGCTGCAGCTGGCCGCCGGCCGCCGGGGCGGGCTGAAGGGCCTGCTGCGGGAACTGGGCCGCGGGCGCGAGGCCGTCAGCCGCCTGCGCCACCGCGGGCTGGCACGGCTGGAGGATCCCGACGAGGAGAGCCTGCGCGACCGGGCCATCCTGCTGGCCGAGCGCGGCCTGCGCTGGACCGACGCGGAGCGCGATCCCGACTTGGCGGCGGCCCTGGCCACCAACCTGGGCAACTTCCACTTCTCGCTGGGCGAGTTCGGCGCCCTCAAGGCCCGCCAGGCCTGGGAGCACCGGCTCAGCCTGCCCGCACCCTTCAGCGGTCCGGCGGAGCGCCTGCAGTTCCTCAAGAACCTGGGCACGGCCCGCCAGTGGAGCGGCGACCTGGACCGGGCGGGCGCCGATCTGGACAGCGCGCTGGTGCTGGCCACGCGCCTCAATCTGCCCGGGGACCGGCTGGAGCTGCTCTCGCGGCTGGCCATGCTGGCCGGGGAGCGCGAGCGGCCCGTGGAGGCGCTGGGCTGGCTGCGCCAGGCCCTGGCCCTGGAGACCGCGCCGGGCCAGCGCGCTCTGCTCTGGCGCAATCTGGCCATGGTGCAGGCGGGGCTGGGGGACGCCGAGGAGTCGCGGCTCTCCCTGCAGCGCGCCGAGCAGGAGGCCGCCCTGGGCCCCTGGCCGCTGGAACCCGAGCAGAACTGGCTGCGGATCCGCGTGCTGGGCCTGAGCATCCCCGTCTGGAATTTTCCGGGCCTCTACACGGGCCAGGGCCGGCTGGACTGGGGTCCCCAGGAGGAGGCCGCCCTGCGCCAATCCCTGCGCGATGAGCTGAGCGGCCGGCAGGGGGCGCTGGACCAGCGTCTGGCGGGCCTGCACGCAAGGCGGCGCCTGCTGCGCCGGCAGGGGGACGTGGACGGCATGCTGCGCCTGGACCTCGTGCTGGCCCGGGAACTGGCCGCCCAGGGCGACTGGGAGGCCGCGGCCCTGCGCTTCCAGGAGACGGCCCGCGCCGCCCGGGAGGCCGTGCTGGCCGGTCCGGAGGCCCGGGCCGTGGAAGGCGCGCTGCTCTGCTGCGTGCTGGGCCGCGAGAGCGTGAGCGAGCCCGCGCGGCGCGCGCGCCTGGTCGAGCACGGGCGCACGGCGGCCCTGGAACTGGACCGGCTGCTGGACCCGCTGAACGCCCCGCTGCTCACCCCCGACCAGCGCGTGCGGCTGGAGCTGCTGCGCATCCGCGACCAGGACGGCCGGGCCGCGGACGCGGATCCCGTGACGGCCCTGCTGCTGCGCAGCCAGGCCCTGCTGCAGCTGGAGGACCTCGAGGACTGGCGCAAGGAGCTGGAACTGGTGTGGACTCCGCGCCAGCGCCTGAGCCTGGATTTGGCCGCGTCCCGCCTGTTCAGCGCCAGCGGGGATCCCCGGGCCGCGCGCGAGCGCCTGCGGGACTGGCAGGCGGCCGACCTGCCCGCGGAATCCGCCCTGCTGCTGGGCTGGGCGCGCCTACAGGCCGACCGCGTGGAGGGCCTTCCCCTGCGGCTGGAGGAGCTGGACGCCCTGCGCGGCTGGCTGGACGCCCTGCCCGCCGAACCCGACCGCCTCTTTCCGCTGCGCCGATTGGAGGGCCTGGTCCGGGAGCTGGAGGAACTCTACGCCGAACTGGGTCCCGGCGCCGCCCGGACGGCCGCCGACTGGCGCGCCTGGTGGCTGGGCCGCCGCCTCTGGGAGCAGACCGATCCGCTCTTTCCGCAGGAGTCCTGGCGCAACGCCTGGGGCAACCTGCAGGCCGACCAGCGGCAGCTGAACCAGCTGCTGCAGGCGCGGCTGGACGGCCAGCCGGAGCCGGATGCCGAGGCCCTGCCCCGGGCCCGCGCCGCCCTGGCCCGCTCGGAGGGCGAGCTGCGCGAGCGCGAGCCGCGCGCCCGCCTGTGGCTGGAGCCGGATCCGACCCGGGCCGGGGAGTGGGCGGCCTGGCAGGCGGAGGGCCAGGGGCTGGCGCTCAAGCCGGACAGCCTGCGCTGGCGGCTGGGATCGCCCTCCGTGCAGGGCGTGTTGCGGGCGGAACCCGTCCTGGCGCCGGACGAGGTGGCACTGGTGGGATCGAGCGCGCCTCCCGCCGTTGCGAGCGAGCGGCGCCTGCGGCCCGTGCCGGCCGCCGCGCTGCTGGATCCCGCCCACCCGGGTCTGGACGCCCGCGTGCTCTGTCTGGACGGCGTGTTGCGGCTGGTGCCCGGCGCGCCGCAGTCGGCCTGGCTGGAATTCGCCGATCAGCGCGTTCCCCTGCGCGAACTGCTGCGGCTGGACCTGCCCGGCGAGACCCTGGTGTTGGGCGAGGTGGACTGGGGCGCGGAGCAGCCCGCGGACTGGGGCGAGGGCTGGCTGGTGCTGGAGCGCCTGCTGGCCCAGGCGGGCCTGCGACGCCTGCTGCTGCCGGGTCCGGGCCAAAGCCTGCGGGGGGCCGGGCTGGGCGCGCTGGGTCTGGCCCAGTTGGAGGACGGCGCGGAGCTGCCCGCCGGCTGGTGGTGCGTGGGCGCCCCGCCGCGCAGCCTGGCAGAGCGTCGGGAGGATCAGCGCCAGGGGCTGGAAGAGCTGGTGTTGCTGGGCAACGAATACCGCCGCCGCGAGCAGCCGGACGCCTCCTGGCGGGCCTATCGCCAGGCATTGGGCCTGGCCCGGCAAAGCGGGGACTCCGTCGCGGCGGGCCGGCTGGTGCGGCTGGGCAGCGCCAGCGCGCTGGACGGCACGCGGCCGGGCGAGGCCCTGGATGTCCTGCTCGAGGAGCTGGGCCTGCTGGCCTCCTCCCAGGTGGAGTGGGACAAGGTTTCCAGCCGGCTGGTGCAGCTGGCGGACCTGGCCGGACGGCCGGAGCAGGCCGACAGCCTCTGGCGCCGCCTGCTGGAGCGCCGGCAGCCGCTGGGCCTGGGCGCTCCGCCGGTGGCGACGCCGGCCACGCCCGGCGAACTGCGCTCGGCGCTGGAGAGCCGGCTGGCCGCGCTGGAGCGGCGCGGGGCCCGGGAGCGCGCCGCGCAGCTGGCGCGGGCCGCGCGCCTGATGCCCGAGGGCGAGGATCCTCGCCGCGCGCTCTTCCTGGCCCGCCTCTACTTGGACACGGAATCCGCCCGGCTGGCCCGGGAGTGTCTGCAGGTGCCCGAGCTGCGCTGGGAGCGGCTGGACAGCCTGGAGACTCTCGAGTCGCTGGAACTGCGCTCGCTGATCGCCCAGCGGCTGGGGGATCTGGCCGAGGCCCGCAGCTGGATGGAGAAAGCCGCGGCCCAGCTGGGACGGATCCACCCCGCGCCGGCGCGCCGCGTGCTGCACGTGCTGCGCCGGGCGGACCTGGCCTGGAGCCTGGGGCGCTACGGCGAGTGCGACCGGCTACTGCAGGCGGCGGACTCGCTGCTCCCGGCAGACGAGCCGCAGCTGGCCCTGCTGCTGGCCAACACGCGCGGCCTGCTGGCCACGGAGCTCGAGGAACCCGGCGATGCCGCCGCGGCCTTCGGGCGCGCCCAGGAGCTGGGCCTGCGCCTGAAGGACCCGCTGGAGCTCAGCGCCGTCTACAACAACCAGTCCCGGCTGGCCCAGCGCCAGGGGGATTGGCTGCAGGCCCTGGAGGCCTGCCGCCGGGCGGCGGAGCAGGACAGCCTGTCGCGCTCCCTGCGTCGCTCGCTGGGCACCCTGCGCAACCGGGCCACCAGCCTGCGCGGGCTGCTGGCGCCGGACCTGCACCTGCCGGACGAGTGGACCTCCCTGCCCGAGGGCCTGCTGCGCCAGCGGCGGGCCGGCGTCGAGCTGGGACGGCTGGCCCGGGAGCTGGAACAGGGCCGCACGGCGGCGCGCGAGCTGGGCGACGAGCGCGAGGCCTGCCGGCTGGAACTGGAACTGGCCTGGCTGCGGCTGGAGCTGGGCGAGCCCGCCGCCGCGCTGGAGGTCGCCCGCTCCTGCAGCGTGCAGGCCGCGCGCCTGCTCTACAAGCGGGAGGAGCTGGAGGCCCGGCTGGTGGCGGGGCGGGCGCTGGTGGACCTGAAGCGCGACGCGGAGGCCCTCGGCCAGTTGGAGGAGGCCCTGGAGGCCGCAGAGGCCGAGACGGCCGCGCTGGCGCCCGTGCGCTTCGACCCGGGCCGGGGCTGGCTGCAGCGCCGGCTGGCGGACGAGCTGGTGGGCCTGCACGCCCGGCGCAACCGGCCCTGGGAGGCGCTGGCGGCCAGCGAGCGCGGCCGCAACCTGGGCTTGCAGGAGATGGTCGTGCGGCGCACGGGCGACGCGCGCCTGGCGCGTCCGCGCGACCGGCAGGCGCTGGAGGCCCTGCTCGCCTCCTCACTGGCGCCCGATCAGGCCCTGCTGGGCTGGCACCTGGGTCAGCGCGAGGGCTGGATCTTCCGCTGGCAGGCCGGGGAGCTGGACGTGCGGCCGCTGCCCGCCCCGCGCGACAGCCTGCGCCGGCTGGTGGCCCTCCACCGCGAGCGCACCACGGGCTTCCTGACCGTGGAACCCACCGGGGAGCGGCTGGCGGCCTGGCTGCTGCCGGAGGACTGGCAACAAGCGCCGCCCCGGCGGCTCTGGCTGCTGCCCCAGGCCGAGCTGCACGAGCTGGCCTTCGAGAGCCTGGTGCTGCGGGACGGCCGCTGGCTGGGCGAGCGAACGGCCCTCTGCCGCTCGGGCAGCCTGGCCGAATTGGCCTTTTCCGCCCGCCTGCCCGGTGGGCACGGCGCGGCCGCGGCCTGGAGCAATCCGCGTGTGAGTGGCCTGGAAAGCCTGGAATACACCAGCTTGGAAGCCGGCGAGCTGCGGCGCCTGTTCCCGGATTGCCGCCTGCTGGAGGGCCGGGAAGCCACGGAAGAGGCCCTGCGCGAGGACACCAGCGCCCGGAGCTTCCGTCATTTCGCCTGCCACGCCCTGCACGATTCCCGCAGCCCGGCGGAGAGCGCGCTGCTACTGGGCGCCGGAGAGCGGGACGACGGCCGGGTGAGCGCGCCGGAGATCGCCGCGCTGGAGCTGCCCACGGGCCTCTGTGTGCTCTCGGCCTGCGAGACGGCGCTGGGCCGGCAGGGCGAGGAGGCCAGCGCCGGCCTGCCGCGGGCCTTCCTGGCCGCCGGTTCCCGGGGCGTGGTGGCCAGCCTGTGGAAGGTGGACGACCTGTCGACAGCGATCCTGGTCAAGCACCTCTACCGGGGTTTGGCGCGCGGGTTGCCGGCGGATCTGGCCCTGCAGGAGGCCCAGCGCGCGGTGCGCAGCTGGATGCACCCTCATCCCGCCCACTGGGCGGCGTTCTGTCTCACCGGGCAACCCTTGCCTGAAGCGGCCCCGGCCCGCGGCCGATAA